One window of Methanothermobacter thermautotrophicus genomic DNA carries:
- a CDS encoding DHH family phosphoesterase, translating to MIQSCSECKGKGYRVKSYKICSACHGTGFRSTEDIKDHFKGVSNSARQRFDLEDSHEVPCDVCRGKGEVEVRETCPTCKGKGEVNICPSCGRMIKGRDEYCPDCQKKEKVYILHPACTMDDLEVGSIYRGRITRVEKYGVFVSLNSHVWGLMRGVFPDYKVGDEIFVRVSQVKPYKGEVDMIPASIKGPYEVIKLKKDLPRTRISDIDTKSLGKTVRIVGEVIQIQQTSGPTIFTVSDETGTTWAAAFDEPGIRVYPHIQIGHIVEVIGEVNQHTGKIQIESESIERLIGKEAAEARRLIDEAIDRRAEPERKDLLIESETLEKLRPKLVEAAKAIRRAVYDGRSILVRHHADADGICAGVAIEKAVLPLLRDLNPSTDAEWHYFKRAPSKAPFYELEDVVKDLSYALEDLERHGQKLPLLVLLDNGSTEEDILALMKAKIYDIEIVVVDHHYPGEVQDGRVEVDEYVDTHVNPYLVGGDSQITAGALSVEIAKMINPEIAERIMHLPGIAAVGDHANSPEAEAYIELAAERGYEREDLERIAACIDFEAFYLRFMNGRGIIDTILGLGSLDKHKKLVDALYREYERKVDTQLRAAIPNLKSTRLPNGILFNVLDVEKYSHRFTFPAPGKTCGFVHDYMVQKHGEETPIITLAYGPDFGVIRATDAVNEKFGFNLNEIVWELAEEIPEAVIDGGGHECAGSLKYIEGLSKKVLSAFAEKVAALKE from the coding sequence ATGATTCAGTCATGTAGTGAATGTAAGGGTAAGGGTTACCGTGTTAAGAGTTACAAGATATGCAGCGCATGCCATGGAACAGGTTTCAGATCAACAGAGGATATAAAGGATCATTTCAAGGGTGTTTCAAACAGTGCAAGGCAGAGGTTCGACCTGGAGGACTCCCATGAGGTCCCCTGTGATGTCTGCAGGGGTAAGGGTGAGGTGGAGGTGAGGGAGACCTGCCCCACCTGCAAAGGTAAGGGTGAGGTGAACATCTGCCCATCATGTGGAAGGATGATAAAGGGTAGGGATGAGTACTGCCCGGACTGTCAGAAGAAGGAGAAGGTCTACATCCTCCACCCTGCATGCACAATGGACGACCTCGAGGTTGGAAGCATATACCGTGGAAGGATAACCAGAGTGGAAAAATATGGGGTCTTTGTGAGCCTCAACAGTCACGTCTGGGGACTCATGAGGGGAGTGTTCCCAGACTACAAGGTGGGGGATGAAATATTCGTCAGGGTATCCCAGGTGAAACCCTACAAGGGCGAGGTTGACATGATCCCCGCCAGTATAAAGGGCCCCTACGAGGTTATCAAGTTAAAGAAGGACCTGCCAAGGACCAGGATATCAGATATAGATACAAAGAGCCTTGGTAAAACCGTGCGGATAGTGGGAGAGGTTATACAGATACAGCAGACATCCGGTCCCACCATATTCACAGTATCCGATGAAACAGGGACCACATGGGCCGCCGCCTTCGACGAGCCAGGTATAAGGGTCTACCCCCACATACAGATCGGCCACATAGTTGAGGTTATAGGGGAGGTTAACCAGCACACAGGAAAGATTCAGATAGAATCCGAGTCAATCGAACGCCTGATAGGTAAGGAAGCCGCTGAGGCCAGGCGACTCATAGATGAGGCCATAGACAGAAGGGCTGAACCAGAAAGGAAGGACCTGCTAATTGAAAGTGAAACCCTTGAAAAATTAAGGCCAAAGCTTGTTGAGGCGGCCAAGGCAATAAGGAGGGCTGTCTATGATGGAAGATCAATCCTTGTGAGGCACCATGCAGACGCTGATGGTATCTGTGCCGGTGTCGCCATTGAGAAGGCCGTTTTACCCCTCCTCCGTGACCTCAACCCCAGCACAGATGCTGAGTGGCACTACTTCAAGAGGGCCCCCAGCAAGGCACCGTTCTATGAACTTGAGGATGTCGTGAAGGACCTCTCATATGCCCTTGAGGACCTTGAGAGGCACGGGCAGAAACTTCCCCTCCTTGTACTCCTGGATAACGGGTCAACAGAGGAGGACATCCTCGCCCTCATGAAGGCCAAGATATATGACATTGAAATCGTGGTTGTGGACCACCACTACCCTGGCGAGGTCCAGGATGGACGTGTTGAGGTTGATGAATACGTTGACACCCACGTGAACCCATACCTGGTCGGTGGCGACTCCCAGATAACTGCAGGGGCGCTATCAGTGGAGATAGCCAAGATGATAAACCCTGAAATTGCAGAGAGGATTATGCATCTCCCAGGTATAGCTGCGGTTGGTGACCATGCAAATTCCCCTGAAGCCGAGGCCTACATTGAGCTTGCAGCCGAGCGCGGCTATGAGAGGGAGGACCTTGAGAGGATCGCCGCATGTATAGACTTTGAGGCCTTCTATCTGAGGTTCATGAATGGCAGGGGAATCATTGACACCATACTCGGGCTTGGAAGTCTTGATAAACACAAGAAACTTGTTGATGCACTCTACAGGGAATACGAGAGGAAGGTTGACACCCAGCTCCGGGCAGCCATACCCAACCTCAAATCCACAAGGCTGCCCAACGGGATACTCTTCAATGTCCTGGATGTTGAGAAGTACTCACACCGCTTCACATTCCCTGCCCCCGGCAAGACCTGTGGATTCGTCCATGATTACATGGTCCAGAAGCATGGCGAGGAGACACCTATAATCACCCTGGCCTACGGGCCTGACTTCGGTGTTATAAGGGCCACTGATGCTGTCAATGAGAAATTTGGATTCAACCTCAACGAGATAGTCTGGGAACTCGCAGAGGAGATCCCTGAGGCAGTGATAGATGGTGGTGGCCATGAATGTGCCGGTTCACTCAAGTATATCGAGGGACTTTCAAAGAAGGTGCTATCAGCCTTTGCAGAGAAGGTCGCTGCACTTAAAGAGTGA
- a CDS encoding prenyltransferase/squalene oxidase repeat-containing protein, protein MFDPLELKNSVINFFNKRRHPGGGYTLYEGLPDSKNTFYAIRSFEVLDYEPPGLEETLDWLEDLHRGGTFATQGLFYRCSILRDYGMDFEIPEKFTEMLRRSYRKSNIEITYYMDSILRMHGEYLDEIPEWVLSVQNEDGGFGVYGSDIINTRFAVEILSSHGVKIEVDRVLGFTDSCFSDGAWNFTPISYPPYIETVHSGFRINEILRGRAEDVTDFVMKIRNPDGGFRRSVYMGISEPEYTYRAIYMLTRIHG, encoded by the coding sequence ATGTTTGATCCACTGGAACTGAAAAATTCAGTCATAAATTTTTTCAATAAAAGGAGACATCCCGGTGGAGGTTACACGCTCTACGAGGGCCTCCCTGATTCAAAGAACACCTTCTATGCCATCAGATCCTTTGAGGTCCTTGACTACGAACCCCCCGGCCTTGAGGAGACCCTTGACTGGCTCGAGGACCTCCACAGGGGAGGGACCTTCGCTACCCAGGGGCTCTTCTACAGGTGCAGTATCCTCAGAGATTATGGCATGGACTTTGAAATACCTGAGAAATTCACTGAGATGCTTAGGAGATCCTACAGGAAATCAAACATTGAGATAACCTACTACATGGACTCCATCCTGAGGATGCATGGTGAGTACCTTGATGAAATACCTGAATGGGTGCTCTCAGTTCAGAATGAGGATGGGGGATTCGGGGTCTATGGTTCAGATATTATCAACACCCGATTTGCGGTTGAAATACTCAGTTCCCATGGAGTGAAGATTGAGGTTGACAGGGTCCTCGGGTTCACGGATTCCTGTTTCTCGGATGGTGCATGGAACTTCACACCCATATCATATCCGCCCTACATTGAAACCGTCCACTCTGGCTTCCGAATCAATGAGATCTTGAGAGGGAGAGCGGAGGATGTAACAGACTTTGTAATGAAAATAAGGAACCCTGATGGCGGCTTCAGGAGGTCAGTTTACATGGGAATCTCTGAACCGGAATACACATACAGGGCAATCTACATGCTGACACGTATTCATGGATGA
- a CDS encoding MFS transporter: protein MRKSTAFIVILGIVSLFADMTYEGGRGITGPFLAFLGASAFMVGFAAGFGELSGYLVRFLSGYISDRTGRYWLITFAGYLINLLAVPLLAFAGNWQVAVLLIILERLGKGLRTPPRDAMLSYASSDMGHGAGFGLHEALDQIGAVAGPLILFMVLASGGSYREGFLVLLAPATVAIAVLTMGYILFPRPSELEASGEIDYRHLRGAYWLYLASVCFVALGYADFPLIGYHLGVSSVLEPSKIPLIYSLAMLTDALSAPLFGRYFDRYGFRVMALAVLISMFYAPLSFLGGSWAAFVGAVLWGVGMGAQESVMRAAVSVFSSPERRGSAYGTFNTIFGVAWFSGSLIMGYLYGVSVHGLVAFSIITQSAALIILLSLERFRSVS from the coding sequence ATGAGAAAATCAACGGCATTCATTGTAATTCTTGGAATCGTGAGTCTCTTCGCTGACATGACCTATGAGGGTGGCAGGGGGATAACGGGGCCCTTCCTGGCTTTCCTTGGTGCCAGTGCCTTCATGGTCGGATTTGCAGCCGGCTTCGGGGAGCTATCAGGCTATCTTGTAAGGTTTCTCTCAGGATACATCTCTGATAGAACCGGGAGGTACTGGCTCATAACCTTTGCAGGATACCTGATAAACCTGCTTGCAGTCCCCCTCCTTGCATTTGCAGGTAACTGGCAGGTCGCGGTTTTGCTGATCATACTTGAGAGGCTCGGTAAGGGCCTCAGGACACCCCCAAGGGATGCCATGCTATCCTATGCATCATCTGATATGGGTCATGGTGCTGGATTTGGACTGCATGAAGCCCTTGATCAGATAGGGGCAGTTGCTGGTCCCCTGATACTATTCATGGTCCTGGCATCAGGTGGAAGCTACAGGGAGGGATTTCTGGTCCTCCTGGCACCCGCCACTGTTGCCATTGCAGTTCTCACAATGGGTTACATCCTGTTCCCGAGGCCATCTGAACTTGAGGCATCAGGTGAGATTGATTACAGACATCTCAGGGGGGCTTACTGGCTTTACCTTGCCTCGGTATGCTTCGTTGCCCTCGGCTATGCTGATTTCCCCCTGATCGGATATCATCTTGGAGTCAGTAGTGTGCTGGAGCCCTCAAAGATCCCCCTTATATATTCACTCGCCATGCTCACCGACGCCCTTTCAGCCCCCTTATTTGGCAGATACTTTGACAGGTACGGTTTCAGGGTCATGGCCCTTGCAGTTCTCATTTCAATGTTCTATGCACCACTGTCATTCCTTGGAGGTTCATGGGCTGCATTTGTGGGTGCTGTCCTCTGGGGTGTGGGTATGGGGGCCCAGGAGTCTGTTATGAGGGCTGCTGTTTCTGTCTTCTCATCCCCAGAGAGGAGGGGTTCTGCCTACGGCACATTTAATACAATCTTCGGTGTGGCCTGGTTTTCAGGTAGCCTCATCATGGGTTACCTCTATGGAGTGTCTGTACATGGACTTGTGGCATTCTCAATCATCACACAGTCCGCGGCTCTGATCATTCTTCTGAGCCTTGAAAGATTCAGGTCTGTTAGTTAA
- a CDS encoding sodium:proton antiporter, with protein sequence MEYVAFSVAVIILLGLLFNKVFTRARLPGILGMLILGILIGPHGLNLISKSIMDISPDLRVIALIIILLRAGFGINLESLRKVGMTAVKMSFIPDVVEGLAVMVASHYILGLPIIEAGILGFVIAAVSPAVIVPQMLSFIERRMGTAKGIPTIILTGASVDDVVSITLFSVFLGIYQGQQVNLLVEAIGVPLSILTGIIAGLALGLGLVYLFRRFEIRNTEKTLIILGAAILLKNIGDVLSTHIPVAALVGVMVVGLVILERMPETGLKLSEKFNKVWIFAKILLFVLVGAQVDVRLIFHVGLLGLAVITIGLMVRSLGVLVSLRGTDLNLKEKVFCIAAYIPKATVQAAIGAIPLAAGVAAGETILAMAVLAILFTAPLGSLAVKWTGERFLEVERAD encoded by the coding sequence TTGGAGTATGTTGCATTCAGCGTAGCTGTTATCATACTACTTGGTCTGCTATTCAACAAGGTCTTCACAAGGGCAAGGCTCCCGGGAATCCTTGGGATGCTGATACTGGGTATCCTTATAGGGCCCCATGGATTGAACCTGATCTCAAAGAGCATAATGGATATATCCCCTGACCTCAGGGTTATAGCCCTCATAATAATCCTGTTGAGGGCAGGGTTTGGTATAAACCTTGAGAGCCTCAGGAAGGTGGGAATGACTGCAGTCAAGATGAGCTTCATACCCGACGTCGTTGAGGGCCTTGCAGTGATGGTGGCCTCACACTACATACTCGGACTTCCCATCATTGAGGCGGGTATACTGGGCTTTGTTATAGCCGCAGTCTCACCGGCAGTCATAGTCCCCCAGATGCTATCATTCATCGAGAGGAGGATGGGAACAGCCAAGGGCATACCCACGATCATACTGACGGGGGCATCAGTTGATGATGTGGTCTCAATAACGCTGTTCTCTGTATTCCTGGGCATATACCAGGGACAGCAAGTTAACCTGCTTGTTGAGGCCATTGGAGTTCCACTATCGATACTGACCGGGATAATCGCAGGCCTTGCTCTTGGTCTTGGTCTGGTATACCTCTTCAGGAGGTTTGAGATAAGGAACACAGAGAAGACGCTCATAATTCTGGGTGCGGCCATTCTGCTCAAGAACATTGGTGACGTTCTCAGCACCCATATTCCAGTCGCCGCCCTTGTGGGCGTCATGGTGGTGGGACTTGTCATCCTCGAGAGGATGCCTGAGACTGGTCTCAAATTATCTGAGAAGTTCAACAAGGTCTGGATATTCGCGAAGATACTCCTCTTCGTCCTTGTCGGTGCACAGGTGGATGTGAGGCTCATATTCCATGTTGGCCTGCTGGGGCTTGCGGTGATCACCATTGGACTGATGGTGAGGAGTCTCGGTGTGCTGGTCTCCCTTAGAGGAACGGATCTTAACCTGAAGGAGAAGGTGTTCTGCATCGCGGCATACATACCAAAGGCGACGGTACAGGCGGCCATAGGTGCAATACCCCTTGCCGCCGGAGTGGCTGCTGGTGAAACAATACTTGCAATGGCTGTGCTTGCTATCCTCTTCACAGCACCCCTCGGATCCCTGGCTGTGAAATGGACGGGTGAGAGGTTCCTGGAGGTTGAAAGGGCGGATTAA
- a CDS encoding desulfoferrodoxin, with product MTETNQVFRCNVCGNIVEVLNPGAGQLVCCNQPMELLVARRTDVGPEKHVPVVEETGAGIRVRVGEVPHPMEENHYIQWIEVMAGDRVYRKDLKPGDKPEAEFPLEMASELMVRIYCNIHGLWY from the coding sequence ATGACAGAAACAAACCAGGTATTCAGGTGCAACGTCTGCGGTAACATCGTTGAAGTCCTTAACCCTGGAGCTGGACAGCTTGTATGCTGTAATCAGCCTATGGAACTACTGGTTGCAAGAAGAACCGATGTTGGACCAGAGAAGCACGTCCCGGTGGTGGAAGAAACCGGTGCTGGCATCAGGGTCAGGGTGGGTGAGGTTCCACACCCAATGGAGGAGAACCACTACATCCAGTGGATAGAGGTCATGGCAGGAGACAGGGTCTACAGAAAGGACCTTAAACCGGGAGATAAGCCGGAGGCAGAATTCCCCCTTGAGATGGCTTCAGAACTCATGGTGAGGATATACTGCAACATACATGGCCTCTGGTACTGA
- the rbr gene encoding rubrerythrin, whose translation MKRTLENLTKAFIGESQARNRYTFYAKIAKKEGFEQISEIFLTTADNEREHAKWLFRLINDLRKEAGEDLSSILVDAEAPLTLGTTDENLIAAIEGEHYENSEMYPEFADVAEEEGYPEIAKRLRAIGEAEKHHEERYRRLLKLVETGKVYRKDEPVAWVCRKCGYVHEGTEPPEKCPSCDHPSRYFQVKCEEY comes from the coding sequence ATGAAAAGAACCCTTGAAAACCTTACAAAGGCCTTTATCGGTGAGAGCCAGGCAAGAAACAGGTACACCTTCTATGCCAAAATCGCCAAGAAGGAAGGATTCGAGCAGATATCCGAGATATTCCTGACCACAGCAGATAATGAGAGGGAGCATGCCAAGTGGCTCTTCCGCCTGATAAATGACCTCAGGAAGGAGGCCGGTGAGGATCTCAGCTCAATTTTGGTGGATGCAGAGGCCCCCCTGACACTTGGAACCACAGATGAGAACCTCATAGCCGCCATTGAAGGTGAGCACTATGAGAACAGCGAGATGTACCCTGAATTTGCTGATGTGGCAGAGGAGGAGGGATACCCTGAAATTGCAAAGAGGCTCAGGGCAATAGGAGAGGCTGAGAAGCACCACGAGGAACGCTACAGAAGGCTCCTCAAGCTGGTTGAGACAGGTAAGGTTTACAGGAAGGATGAACCCGTGGCCTGGGTCTGCAGAAAATGCGGCTACGTCCATGAGGGAACAGAACCACCCGAGAAGTGTCCATCATGTGACCACCCCAGCAGGTACTTCCAGGTGAAATGTGAGGAATACTGA
- a CDS encoding heavy metal translocating P-type ATPase: MDHGVPGGEMMDRHRNHGKESSDMMDMHRHHEEDYRRRFMVCLLLTVPVILLGELPTGKVLFSFKGSEYLVLILSSVIFLYGGYPFLRGSLGELSSRSPGMMTLIAVAITVAYTYSLGVILGLEGMVFFVELVTLIDVMLLGHWIEMRSVGSAAGAIERLAGLLPGRAHLVVDGRVEDVEVSTLKPGDLVVVRAGERIPSDGTVIRGESHVNESLLTGESRPVKKVPGDAVIGGSINIGGSLTVEVERVGEESFISQIIELVGRAQEGRTRTQVLADRAAFWLTSIALLGGLLTFMAWYLLGMGVFFSLERAVTLMVTACPHALGLAIPLVIAVSTAISAGRGILIRNREAFENARKPDVVVFDKTGTLTMGEPGITDVISFDPEMDEGEILSYAAAVESGSSHPIARGIVETVDEVLPVENFNSIEGRGVMGRVNGSMVKVLSYGYTEELGFRISDPRVDELMEQAKTTVFVIVDDELRGCIALGDMIRPEAREAVRILRSRGVRCLMLTGDSSAVAGWVASEVGIDDYMAELMPIEKYDEIRKLQEEGLRVVMVGDGVNDAPALAQADIGVAIGAGTDVAMDSADVVLVRSNPLDVVDLMDLAAATYSKMKENLIWATGYNVIALPLAAGVLYGQGIILSPAVGAILMSLSTVIVALNARTFSFRGHSG, from the coding sequence ATGGATCATGGAGTACCTGGGGGTGAAATGATGGACAGGCACAGGAATCACGGAAAGGAGAGTTCAGATATGATGGATATGCACAGGCACCACGAGGAGGACTACAGGAGGAGGTTCATGGTATGCCTTCTACTGACGGTTCCCGTCATCCTTCTGGGTGAACTTCCAACAGGCAAGGTCCTGTTCAGTTTCAAGGGCAGCGAATACTTGGTGCTCATCCTATCATCAGTGATATTCCTTTATGGTGGATACCCCTTCCTGAGGGGGTCCCTGGGGGAGCTATCATCACGCAGCCCCGGTATGATGACACTCATTGCAGTTGCAATCACGGTGGCATACACCTACAGCCTTGGGGTGATTCTGGGCCTCGAGGGGATGGTATTCTTTGTTGAACTCGTCACACTGATAGATGTTATGCTCCTGGGTCACTGGATAGAGATGAGGTCCGTGGGGAGTGCAGCGGGGGCTATTGAAAGGCTTGCAGGGCTACTCCCAGGGAGGGCCCACCTTGTGGTTGATGGCAGGGTTGAGGATGTTGAGGTTAGCACCCTCAAACCAGGCGACCTCGTGGTTGTGAGGGCCGGTGAGAGGATACCCTCAGATGGAACCGTCATCAGGGGGGAGTCCCATGTCAATGAATCGCTCCTGACAGGCGAATCAAGGCCCGTGAAGAAGGTGCCCGGGGATGCAGTCATCGGGGGTTCCATCAACATTGGAGGATCCCTGACAGTGGAGGTTGAACGTGTGGGTGAGGAGTCCTTCATCTCCCAGATCATTGAACTTGTGGGCAGGGCCCAGGAGGGGAGAACAAGGACCCAGGTGCTTGCAGACAGGGCCGCCTTCTGGTTAACATCCATCGCCCTCCTGGGTGGGCTTCTAACGTTCATGGCCTGGTATTTACTGGGGATGGGTGTCTTCTTCTCCCTTGAAAGGGCCGTCACCCTCATGGTCACCGCATGCCCCCATGCACTGGGACTTGCAATACCCCTCGTCATAGCAGTCTCAACAGCCATCTCCGCAGGTAGGGGTATACTCATAAGGAACCGTGAAGCCTTCGAGAATGCCAGAAAACCTGATGTGGTTGTATTTGACAAGACAGGCACCCTCACCATGGGTGAACCTGGAATAACCGATGTTATATCCTTTGACCCTGAAATGGATGAGGGTGAAATATTGTCCTATGCCGCGGCCGTTGAATCAGGATCCAGCCACCCAATAGCAAGGGGGATAGTTGAAACCGTGGATGAGGTCCTCCCGGTGGAAAACTTCAACTCAATAGAGGGTAGGGGTGTGATGGGACGTGTTAACGGCTCAATGGTTAAGGTGCTCAGTTACGGCTACACAGAGGAGCTTGGTTTCAGAATCAGTGACCCCCGCGTTGATGAGCTGATGGAGCAGGCCAAGACCACCGTATTTGTGATTGTGGATGATGAACTCAGGGGCTGCATCGCCCTGGGAGACATGATAAGGCCGGAGGCCAGGGAGGCTGTAAGGATACTCAGATCAAGGGGTGTCAGGTGCCTCATGTTAACAGGTGACAGCAGTGCAGTGGCTGGGTGGGTTGCCTCAGAGGTTGGTATAGACGATTACATGGCTGAGCTCATGCCCATTGAGAAGTATGATGAAATAAGGAAGCTTCAGGAGGAGGGGCTGAGGGTTGTGATGGTGGGTGATGGTGTAAATGATGCCCCGGCCCTTGCACAGGCAGATATTGGTGTGGCAATAGGGGCCGGCACGGATGTTGCAATGGATAGCGCCGATGTCGTCCTTGTGAGGAGCAACCCCCTCGACGTTGTGGATCTCATGGACCTTGCAGCAGCCACCTACAGCAAGATGAAGGAGAACCTCATCTGGGCAACAGGATACAATGTCATAGCCCTCCCACTGGCAGCAGGAGTCCTCTACGGGCAGGGCATCATCCTAAGTCCTGCGGTGGGGGCAATTCTCATGTCACTGAGCACCGTCATAGTCGCCCTGAACGCAAGGACCTTCAGCTTCAGGGGGCACAGTGGATAG